The Paramormyrops kingsleyae isolate MSU_618 chromosome 12, PKINGS_0.4, whole genome shotgun sequence region TAGCtacatataattaaaatatcAGGCATTTACCCTGTAAAttttattgtactgtatttatgATGGTTTATGTTTGACATAACCATAAAATCTTCAAAGAATATGGACTGTGGGTCCAGCACAATGGTGGGTATTTTCATTAATGTGTCCATCAATCAATGATTTGTGAAGGAGGTTGCCTTAATCACAGAGCCTGTCCGCCTGATTACAGCCTGATTACAACCTGATTAAATTGTTCAATTCACCATACATGAAGTGAGACAACACTTGCTGTTGTAGAGCGTCCCACATTAAGCAATTTCATGTTTTAATTATATGCCTTACCTCTTCAACTACTTAATGCAGATTAAGCTCACCTTGTTTCTCCATTGGTTGTTATGTTTCCTCTTTGTCttaattgtttgttttgtgttctttttttgaagttacagaaaaaatatgaaaacatcaaaaatattttcatttttaatagttAAAGGTCTGGCTTGACAAAGGGTTATATCATACTAGGCTAAAGAAGGCATTTTATTTGTCGAGCTACaatgaatataaatattatatatatgtattaaaatatatttgctaACCTATTCCACTTGTGTGATGCTTTTTGTGTAATGGAGTTGATGATCATACCCAAGAACGTTGTATATGGCAGCTGAAGTACATTCGGGGCATTGCAACATGAGGTTCCTTTAGTTGTATATAAACAGCTGAATCCTCTACTGATTATTTTATCTAATTTTATTATCAACAAAAATGAGTCAGTGATGAAAAATGGAAGCGACACAACAAATTTTATCTCACCATTGCAAACAGAGGACACCTGCATCGAAAAGCAAAATTAGCTGTTTATTTAACGTAAATGAAATAGCAACAGATGTCAGAGATGAGGTTAAAGATATCAGTAATGGAATGCAGATGCATGGATGAATGTGTACTATTACGCATGTTTCTGGGTACATTGActcaaaacagaaagaaaactACAGGAAGATCCAAAAATGTAGCCTCCTAGTGGCAGCCATTACTTTTTTCTTAAAGGGTGCAGGATACCTTAAGCCATACTTATATGATAACAAGACAGATGTACTCTGCATGCACTTCATTGTGTTTCAAATGATCAAGTTCAAGTCGCAGACATGTTCAGAGTCCAAGTCCTGACATAATTATTACAACACTGTGCTTCAGACGGTTGTGGGTTGTACTCTGAAGTTAAGTTATTAAGATTTATAATTAACAGAGTTGGCCCAGAAAAGCTTGGACTGCTCACGAAAGCTAATTATGTGTTGATATGTACACTTCATGGTTACCTTAAAAAACTGaattaaattactttaaaatCTCCAAAATTAAGTGAACTGAATCAGCAGATCCTGTGTTTCTGAAAATGCACCATGATGAGATAGTAACTCTGCAAACATCCCCCTGCTGCTTCTGTACACACTGTGTCTACATTATAATGACAAATGCATGATACACTGTATATTCTGTCAAGCTGCCTCAGTTAGTGTGGAAAAGGGCATGTGGGCGGTTGATCATGTCTAGCTTCTGCTCTCCAATTCCTTTAAATTAAATCACAAGTTCACTTGGAAGTTATGCTGTTATTCTGTTAATGTGTCACTTATCAGTTATAACCAAGAGCCCCTGGTTAGTATTACTTTAGCAGTAGCATTTGTTTGAGGTTTAGAGAGACTAATTGATCAGGCTGTTAAAGTGCTGTATGTTGCACCTACTGGGCCTGATTTGAATTCTTGCCATCACTTCCCTTCTTCATCTGGGAAAGTCGCTGAGTGaatcatttcattttcaaagcTATAATTTGGAAGTGTCTTGTTTTCCAACAGACAGGCTTGGAAGATGACGCAAGAGTTTCAGATCTGGTTGCATATGCTAATTTCAATGTGTTAAAAGATAATATGCTGCATATGAATCCATGTAGCCTGTTATGAGGAAATGGGGGAATAATTTCTATACAGGTATATATAATGCAACCATGCATTATTTAACACAGGGGAtatgttctgagaaatgcaaCATCAGGCGATTCTGATGTGTGAATATCATAGAGTGTACATATCCATATTGCATAACACAGCATACCATTTTACAGTAGTTTTTAAATACTTCTATTAAGCAGAAAGTACAATAATGATAAAGAGTACTGTATAACAGTGAAACAGTGTTGGGAAGGTTGCTTTTGAAATGTAATAGGTTACAGATTGCTAGTTACCGTATTAAAAACGTAATAAGTTATGTAACTATTTTGATCaattttttaacaaatatttcaaattgAAAAAAGCTGAAGAGATAAATTTGTCCCACCAGCTTTGCTGACCCATGTTGTCCAGAAATATGCCAAAAGAGGGCATTTCCGCATGGCAAAAAGacacaaagaaacaaaatgaatgcTATATTGTACACTCAAGCCAAGTCATtttcaataattatttttatgtatattcTCTCTAAAGTATCTTTGCTTTTTAGGGACGACAGATACACTGTATAGGTGCACTATACCGACTagatatgtatacagtatatatgataTTCTCATAGCGTCCAATTCACCTAACATCCTATTGGACAGAATGTAACCTGGACTATTCAGCCAGATCTTTCAGTCAGGGGTTAATTTATGGTTAGTTCTTGGCTGACAGTACAGACAAAACTGTTTTTATgtgtaatgtttttttgtttgtttatattctCTCTGTTCACCATCCTCTAGGTAGGAGTATTGGTGGTGGGATTCACAATATTCACATAGACATTTGTTAGCTAAGAGTTTAGTTTGTTGGTTTGAGTGTGGATTAGGAACTTCATGCTATGTTTAAAACGTTTTTCTTTACAATGGTGTTTATGGTTATACATGTTTAGTATAATAACCATGAACATCTGTATGTAATATTAGTTTATGCTTTTCATAAACCCAGCAATAGGTTATTGAAAAACACTCATATTACCACTTTAATTCATAAAATTATAGGTGTAATAAAAAAACTGGATTGTTACACCTATTTCCACTTTTATTTGAATACAAATGCAAATCATTTTGTTGCTTCAGCAAATACatatacaaatacagtacaaatgCTGGGCTCTGCAAATCCCTACCATCCATCTCACAAGcagcctctggtttcctcattGTGAGGAAACCAAGGAATTATTGAGCTGAATGCAAGACAGCTGCCTGCAACATGGTGGAAATAATATTACAGATATACCAATTAGTCTGATGCAATCGATACtagttacataagaacataagaacataagaatgTTGTTACAGGTCAGGTTAACCTGTCAGGATTCAGCACCCAGATGCTGGACAGCCAAATCTAGGCTCATGAACCATTGTTGGAAGCCGTTAATTAGGAAAGATGCTCCAAAGCAGGGATCGGAAACCAGAATCATCATTAAGATAAAAAATCTGATTCAAACAAAGTCCTCAACACCTGACAGTCCTTGTTCCCCTTTCTATGCGCATTTTTAATCCTGCCTACAGATGAGTCTGGCATGGATATGGGACCCCAACTAAGTCTTCAGCTACCCCGAACTTTCCCATGgcatttatatatgtatagaAATATATGAATCCGAAACAATTTTTTAAGGTTGAATAAATTTTTTTCACATTACTGCCGTACAACATGTCTCTGCAGATATGATTTTGTCTTCTACAAAAAAGATAAATCTCCTAATAATGTCAGCTCATCACCATATTACATTCACCTTCAAAGCATTAGACATTTTTATAGTTTGATTTCCTCTGttcctgtttttctttattattattttaatcagAGCACATTATGATAGAACTTAAGTTGCTGGTTGAGTTCATTTGTTAGTTCTATATAGATAAAATTCAAGCACACTGGAGTGTAAAGCATAGGAGCGAGGAGCTCCTTGTAGATTGGCCAGGAGATGGAGACAGTGCCTAACTTACCTCCTATAGCCAATCATTAAATTAGGCTTGTTTTCCATGCTGGTCAAGTTACAGGCTGAAAATGAAAGTGTAACTCTGATCTCCATCTGGGATAAGTGGCAGTACTTAACAGGTAAGATATATTATTGTCTTTTTGGTTGCTAAGTGTTCTTTTCCAGCTACCCAAACAGTAGGGATGTATTTCACTTACAGCCTtgtaagttttattatgtaGCGCTTGGCTAGTCACTCAGATTGTGGAAGGTAGGTCAGTATGTTGTTCAGCATGGTGTTTCCACGCAAGTGAGGTTAATTCTGTTTAAGGCACTTCTCAATCTAATGAGAATTAATTGTCTCAACAGTCTCTCTTTGAAACCGAACAACTCTTAATGCATTATATGCTGTATTTATAAACTGTAGTTAGGATGTTTTCAGTGAAACATCTTAAGGCACAGATAATACTTAAATTTTATAGATGAGTAAAGTAGAAAATATTTGAAAGAATATAGTATTCTGAATGAAGAGAATAAATTATGTATGTGAGGTAAACGGCAAAAAAATGTTGGTCTTTATTGCAATTTCAATTCATCATATTACATTACAGAATATTGAGTATTACTTCCAGTAAACTAACAGCTCCCATTTTTAAGTGGGTAGGAAAATGAGCACTGGCTTAATAAGTGATCTGAGGTGGTACTAACTGTAACAGACATGGTGCAGGTTAGAACGATTATTTTGACAAACAATGCAGCAGAATCGCTGTATTTGTGTctctgcctgtacagtatatacatctGTCAGGTGTGTTATGGGAACCTTCAGCAGAGGAAGCCTTGTGCTGATGTGTATCACCTTCACCACATCATACAGAGCTAATGCCGGTAAGCAAACTGATTCATCTACACCTTTCTCCGGATAAAGAGGAGTTACAGAAATTTCCATTTATATTTTAGGTGAACGTTGtcataactaaaaaaaaaattttttttttacaaatttacaAATCTACAAAAGGCATATATCTGATTTTAGATAGCGTTTCGCGAGCTGACTGGTACAACAGTTCACTGGTGACACTAATTATGCATAGTAACTGGCAGGTTTTATCAACAAATGAGAAAGACAGTAAATAAGAAAGTAAATAATAAATCTTTCAGAACTGGGACTGGAGTGTGAAGCTGGGTGGGCAATGTAACCCCTTCATAAAAAGCCGTACCAGTAAAGGCACCCAACTTAATGTTCATATTGCAGGTATAATATACACTCCTGGGCAAAAAATGGGCCATAGCTTAATGTTGTGCAGTTAGGGTTTGGCCCTTTTATTGCCCAGGAATGTAGATGCCATGAAACTTACATTAAAACAGCTTAGTTTTTTCTAAGTATAACCTTGTGACAAATGTGTCAGGTGCATGACAGATAGATGAGAAGCCAGCAAAGTCTGCAGACTAATGTTAAAGGGAAAGAATTGTGAGGCATATTACATTATTGGATAATGTACATTATACAGTACAGTGGCTTGCAAACGTATCTGTAAAGTATCATAATTCTCTGCATGATAAAAGATTTGTACACATATTTGTccattcagtatttttattgtgAGCTCATATGCTCTAACAAAACATTTCCAAAGTGAAATTAAACTCGGAAtttagtgtttgcatgtgttttctacCCCGACACGCGATGGTTTTTTATCAAGAACCCTTTCGCTGCAATAACGGCCTTATTTCTTTTGAAGTATGCATTTAGCATCTTTGCACATTGTTCAGAAGTGATCCTTCCCATTCTTCTTGGCAGAATTTGCTGCTGCCCTCCCGTAGGGGCCTGTTTTATGGAGAGCTCTTGAAATTGTCGACCCATGCACCTTCACtcggtgccactttacaataaggctacccgtATAAAGtgtttatgaatgctttataatCTGgataattaggttgtaacacttcgtaaattattaatagacaattttaaacaagttataacacagttttcttttattaatgagttactaccatttataagcagcaaaagggagccttattgtaaagtcgTGCTCTTCACTCCAGTTTCCGTCAAAGAACATTACAGACATTGGCGAGTGATGGTTGGATTTTTTGCAGCCTTCTTGTACCAGTTGATATCTTGCTTTGATGCTTAGTTTTGAGGGACGGCCTGTTCAAGTAAGTGTCTGGGTGCTGTGATGAACCATCCGCTATCTAATGATGGATCCAACAGTGTTTAATGGGACATTCAAACTCTTTGAAatttttcctgccttgtgcATTTCAATGACTTTTTTGTCTCACATGAATGCTCCTTTGTCTTCAATTTTGCAGTGATTGTCCACAAAAGACAATGGTCCTTCCAAAATAGTGCTTTTTATATCCAGGGAGAAACCTTACATCAGCACTCATAAGTAGAACCTAATTTGTCAGGAACCTGTTTGTCATTAATTTGTCCTTTATGTAAACCTGGACCTTCCAAAGCACCGGGGTTTGTATACTTATGCAAACAACACGTATCACGTATCTTTTAGACAATTGATCTAttgaatacttttgcaagccACTGTATTATATTGCAACTTGTGCCCTTCTACCTAGAATATGACTGCCTTAATTAAACAAAACTATTTAGAAACTTTTCACTTACCCATGACATTAGCTGTCATACATATTTCTCTAAAATGATTCCCATTCTTCTCTTGTAGAAGACATCAACTCAATTTTGATAGTTCCCTCTACTCCTGTGATCATCACAACTGGCTATGATGTCCTACTGCCCTGCTACCTTTCTCCAGAACGAAGTGTAGTTTCCATGGAAATCAGGTGGTTTCGCGACCAATTCAGTGATTACATATACCTGTACAAACCCGGGATTGACAGTAAGGGCAAAGGGTATGAGGACAGAGTGAGCTTATTTTCTCAGGAACTGGAGAAAGGCAACGTGTCATTGCTGCTTACAGACGTCAGGCTGGCAGACCAAGGTGACTATAAGTGTCATGTCAGCCTTGGTGACTGGTTTGAGGAGCCCACCCTGGAGTTAACAGTCAGACGTGAGTTATTTTTGTCGGGTTTTACTAAGTACATTTTCCCTGCATTAAATATATCGTATAATATGACCATTTTTATCAAGGCACTGTGAGATGTCATTACATGTAGCATTGCAGATTATGATATTTAAGTAGCAACATCCAGTAATATAACATATAAAGCaatgttacattttgtttaatatattaattaatataatatacatttttgatACGactttaaacatatttttatcCTTTCGCACAGAACCAGGAAGCAAACCAATCATAGAGGTTCTAAAACGCAACAGAGATTCAATCGAACTAAGTTGTAGCTCTGAGAACTGGTATCCAGAACCCAACATGCTTTGGACAGACAGTAATGGGAGGGAGCTGGAGGCCCAGACAGACAAAGCCACACAGAAATCAGTGGGTGGATCCTACAGCATCACCAGTCAAATTAACATCAATGAGTCCTTTGAAGAAGTTGTGAAGTGCATTGTAGGAGAACAGAATCAGAGAATCCATTTTGAGTCTTTAATAAAGCTTAGTGGTGAGTCAATTGTTGAGGTAATGCATATCTCAGTCTTTTCAAGAGTGTGTTATTCTAATCTTCAGTAACTGATAATTCTTATAAGGCAAGAAATAAGAAGAAAAATCTGTGTTCTCAACATACTACTACATAATAAGGAGCACTTAGTAATACATCATTTGCTAGaattaattgtatttaatgAAACTTTTTTGCCTTTCATCTAATAACTATGTGGTAGTTTTCAGATGAAGTCCTCATTTTTCTCCTTGGACAGATGGCTTGTTCATGACCACCATACCAGATCGGGTGTACATCTCTGCTGGTGTCATTCCTGTCACAGTGGGTCTGATATTAGTCCTTGTTGCTGTGTTAATTGTAAACAACCAGAAGAAAGGTactttgtatatttattttgcttctAATATTGCTTAAAATTGTAGGCTTATTTGCTAACATTACTTATTTGCTACATTAAATTAGGCAAAATTTTTAATACACATATATTTCTCTTGACAGTACGGAAAATCAAGCTTAGCAGATTTGGTAAGAATTTtactacattttaaaatatgaatatacatatatataatattattttatttaagaacccccccccccccccaaaaaaaaaagatgctaTACTGTATATGACCATTTTGAAATTACTGCAATCCATGtaagtgtctgtctgtatcAGTCAGTTCTAATCATTTATACAATAATGTAAAACTGGAAGAAATCgaataatataaatatgattTCCATTACTTACACCAATTTTAACCTTAATAGCAatatgggggcagtgtgtggcacagtgggctaagcctgtgtgtctgtaatcaccagttcaaacccagcctcagcgcgactgcaggtccttgagcaaggcccctaacccccagctccctggggaTTGCCATGGGTgctctgcaaagagcaagttgagggaggcatgaagacaatttccccacaggaatcaataaagtatctgttATTATGTATAGAATTTGACATTCAAATTAAGCCTCAAATATTACAAACTCATTCCTTTTTTGGAACTGTGCCCTTTGCACAGAACCAAGAAGCAACCCAATCATAACGGTTCTAAAACGCAACAGAGATTCAATCGAACTAATACAGTATGTAGCTCTGGGCACTGCAACAGAGCTCCAGTAATTAGCTGATTTTTTATGTTTGTTCAGAGGGCCAGTGTCTTGAAGGTGCCAGTGTTTGTGCAGTGGCCAGTGTCTTGAAGGTGCCAGTGTTTGTGCAGTGGCCAGTGTCTTGAAGGTGCCAGTGTTTGTGCAGTGGCCAGTGTCTTGAAGGTGCCAGTGTTTGTGCAGTGGCCAGTGTCTTGAAGGTGCCAGTGTTTGTGCAGTGGCCAGGCATAATATATGTCATGTTTGCTGAAGTAATATGCGCATGGTATTCAGAATGGGGTACTGTACATAACAACAGGATTCATAGATGGTTATCTCTGCAATGTATATGTGGTGTTATATATGTCTCCAGCTAGCCATGACCTTGTATAACTCTGGGGTTGGGGAAATCCGTTGAGGGCTAATGAAATTAGGGACATTGCTGAAGACCTGTTTATTAaggtttgtcatttttttttattcatctgtATGAAGTTTTTCTTATTCTTTCTGGGGAAACCAGACATGAATGTGCATTAGCTTTCTGCTCATTATAAAGATACAGTAGCATGATCAAATATCTCAGCTGTGTTACGCAGTCTTGGTTGATGCACCCTTGCATGCCTTACTTACATTGATGAGATATTTTGATGTGGAAGGGAGATGAATCCCTCCAGTTTCCGATCACTTACCCAGTACAAGGATGTGCTGGAACAAATACTGGGGCACAAGGAGGGAACACCCCAGATACTGTATAACTCGACTCCATCAcagtacacacactcacacactaatGACCAATTAGAGAAGGAGGAAATTAATGCAAACTTGGGAAGAACATGCTAACTCAACAGAGAGAGCTGGAGTTTGACAGGCCACTATAGTACCATGGTGCTGGTAGAAAGATTCATTTGGTTATATtagtttatttaaattaattatgcATCTATTTATAATTTACCACTTAAGGCTCCCCATGACCTTgtattggatggatggatggatggatgatttacAAACTGCTATAAACTGAATTTctgaaattctgttttttgCAGATTCTCTCGAAAGCAGTTTGGAAAAACTAAATGATGGTAAACATTTCAAATTTTTGCAATCAAATCCTAAATgatcaatataataaataattactgTATCTGTTTTTGTAGAGCATGATGCCCTCAAAGAGAAGTGTCGTATGTATTAattccattttttaaatttaatatatagtttatttacCAAAATATTGCTTAAATATGCAACAAGATTATAtacagggattgacataactggtacagaAGTACATATTTTTCACATAAGGCTAAAATGCATGGTATTATCTTGTTCAGATTAAATAAGTATGCATTTGTGCTCTTCTGAAAAGAAATTGTTGCATGTATCTGTACAGTATGTCAGAGAGAAGGAACGACTGAATCGCAGGATAAAAGGGATGTTTTTGAACTTAAAATCAGGAACAGAAATGAAGGGACCATAAGGGACCAAACAGGGAAACTGAGCATAACAGAAGGGAAGTCTGGGACTAAAACTGACATGTACAGTAGGAGATCTCATGCAGGGAACAGCACAGGTAACAACATAGATGAGGACggtgaccggactggggagcaCAAAACAAGCAGGAACTGATATACATGGACTAAATGAGATCAAACAAGTGGCAGGTGTGATTAACAGACTCAAGATGGAGGAACCAGCACAGACAGCAGAGGTCCTCTGCTAGCCAAACAGGAATATGACAGACAGATCGTACAGTATTGCTTCATACAACAAATGAGTACCAGTTACGTAAGTCCCTGCTTATATATGCAGTGGattgtatcacaacacacccatgtaaagcaccttggggtgactctgttgtgaaaggtgcaatataaaaatgatttgaAGTACAAAGAAACTTAAAAAAACCATACATTTTTGACACATAGTCAAAGGTAGAAATGGGAACTTCTATATGTTTATTCACTGTTATTTTGCATGCTGCAAAATCACTGCATGCTTTTCTGCTATGGATCATCCAGGTCTGTTGTGGTCTGGAGCATCTCTGGAAGGAcacataacaataaaaaaaaaaatcatagacaAATGCCAGGACATCACAGGGTATTCAGACACACTCACGTTTAGTCAGACTGTCACAAACGAACCCCAACTCATCTCAAATCCATCTTCTTAGGCTGCATATGTTCAAAAGTACATTAAGCAGCATTTATAATTCTATATTTGGTTAATGGTTTATggtgaaactgaaaatattaCAGTTGTCTTGTTACAGTGATCATGGatatataatttgaaagaataaaatataaaataatatttttgttatttttaatgtgatgTAGCTTTAATCAGTCTCTGTTTTATCACTAAAAAACGCACAAGAAAGAACTGTACCTGCAAACTGTCCTCCACTTTTACTTGGAGTGGCATCTTTAACTTGTCCACAGGGTAAggctgtg contains the following coding sequences:
- the LOC111858083 gene encoding butyrophilin subfamily 2 member A1-like, which translates into the protein MGTFSRGSLVLMCITFTTSYRANAEDINSILIVPSTPVIITTGYDVLLPCYLSPERSVVSMEIRWFRDQFSDYIYLYKPGIDSKGKGYEDRVSLFSQELEKGNVSLLLTDVRLADQGDYKCHVSLGDWFEEPTLELTVRQPGSKPIIEVLKRNRDSIELSCSSENWYPEPNMLWTDSNGRELEAQTDKATQKSVGGSYSITSQININESFEEVVKCIVGEQNQRIHFESLIKLSDGLFMTTIPDRVYISAGVIPVTVGLILVLVAVLIVNNQKKVRKIKLSRFDSLESSLEKLNDEHDALKEKCRAVSYIPDSVWSYIISCADDVTLDEKTAHPKLRVAEDGKSAGWVEKDKTADGKNKPKEQSIDINSKRFDDQQCVLAKEGFTSGRHYWQVEFGKQASWQVGVGKETKDKQEILTSVKGYWILNSSSDTSLSASTAPPTILPTDLKPERVGVYLDYEEGQISFYNVDQRCHIYTFKDEFTVKLFPLFGTKKGCFKIFTVLGVKNKQSDIAEDATVSSLIH